A genomic segment from Paralichthys olivaceus isolate ysfri-2021 chromosome 22, ASM2471397v2, whole genome shotgun sequence encodes:
- the LOC109644714 gene encoding butyrophilin-like protein 2 isoform X2, whose protein sequence is MYLEMETLNVIVIVLLVSQHALCVEVYEGAESVLLPCYSDVPNVTGVVWRRNITIVHGQTHEGEDRLRQDQRYVNRTSMREDALWSKNFSLILTKPSVNDSDNYTCTARYLGQDLNQTVIQLMVRGVDAPTGRQASHNQVNLEVFEPPSSSVEQVEVESGAESVQLRFIAADLPEDSFLKWWLDEPEKPKKVHVFGNKPEESEEQHLDYRGRTQMNEDALRTGDLSLTLRRPRVSDSNTYSCTVSRDGQVLRTKQVELQVKVPKVEVESGAESVQLRFIAPDLPEDSILKWWLDEPEKSKKVHVFGNKPEESEEQHLDYRGRTQMNEDALRTGDLSLTLRRPRVSDSNTYSCTVSRDGQVLRTKQVELQVKVPKVEVESGAESVLLRFIAPDLPEDSFLKWWLDEPEKKVHVFGNKPEESEEQHPDYRGRTQMNEDALRTGDLSLTLRRPRVSDSNTYSCRVFRDKGQFLREKLLELEVKEGIQGEDETINNRRSSFTDPTPLMVDHSHH, encoded by the exons ATGTACCTGGAGATGGAAACGTTGAACGTGATCGTGATCGTCCTGCTCG tttcccagcatgccttgTGTGTGGAGGTGTATGAGGGGGCGGAGTCTGTCTTGCTGCCCTGCTACAGTGACGTCCCTAATGTGACTGGAGTCGTGTGGAGGAGGAACATAACCATCGTTCACGGTCAAACGCACGAGGGCGAAGACCGGCTGCGACAGGACCAGCGATACGTCAACCGAACATCGATGAGGGAGGACGCTCTGTGGAGCAAAAACTTCAGCCTCATTCTGACCAAACCCTCCGTTAACGACAGCGACAACTACACCTGCACTGCCAGATACCTTGGACAGGACCTGAACCAAACAGTCATTCAACTGATGGTCAGAGGAGTAGATGCTCCTACAG GTCGACAAGCGTCACACAACCAGGTGAACCTGGAGGTGTTTGAGCCACCGTCCTCTTCAG TGGAACAGGTGGAGGTGGAATCAGGGGCGGAGTCTGTCCAGCTGCGCTTCATAGCTGCTGACCTTCCTGAGGACTCATTCTTGAAATGGTGGCTTGATGAACCTGAAAAACCGAAAAAGGTCCATGTTTTTGGTAACAAGCCTGAGGAGTCTGAAGAACAGCACCTGGATTACAGAGGCCGAACACAGATGAATGAAGACGCACTGAGAACCGGTGACCTCAGTCTGACCCTGAGACGCCCCAGAGTCAGTGACAGCAACACCTACAGCTGCACCGTCAGCAGGGACGGACAAGTCCTGAGGACAAAACAAGTGGAGctacaggtcaaag TCCCAAAGGTGGAGGTGGAATCAGGGGCGGAGTCTGTCCAGCTGCGCTTCATAGCTCCTGACCTTCCTGAGGACTCAATCTTGAAATGGTGGCTTGATGAACCTGAAAAATCGAAAAAGGTCCATGTTTTTGGTAACAAGCCTGAGGAGTCTGAAGAACAGCACCTGGATTACAGAGGCCGAACACAGATGAATGAAGACGCACTGAGAACCGGTGACCTCAGTCTGACCCTGAGACGCCCCAGAGTCAGTGACAGCAACACCTACAGCTGCACCGTCAGCAGGGACGGACAAGTCCTGAGGACAAAACAAGTGGAGctacaggtcaaag TCCCAAAGGTGGAGGTGGAATCAGGGGCGGAGTCTGTCCTGCTGCGCTTCATAGCTCCTGACCTTCCTGAGGACTCATTCTTGAAATGGTGGCTTGATGAACCTGAAAAAAAGGTCCATGTTTTTGGTAACAAGCCTGAGGAGTCTGAAGAACAGCACCCGGATTACAGAGGCCGAACACAGATGAATGAAGACGCACTGAGAACCGGTGACCTCAGTCTGACCCTGAGACGCCCCAGAGTCAGTGACAGCAACACCTACAGCTGCAGAGTGTTCAGAGACAAAGGCCAATTCCTGAGAGAGAAATTACTGGAGcttgaggtcaaag aggGAATCCAGGGCGAAGATGAGACGAtcaacaacagaagaagcagTTTCACTGATCCAACTCCTTTAATGGTGGATCACTCCCATCATTGA
- the LOC109644714 gene encoding butyrophilin-like protein 2 isoform X1 yields the protein MYLEMETLNVIVIVLLVSQHALCVEVYEGAESVLLPCYSDVPNVTGVVWRRNITIVHGQTHEGEDRLRQDQRYVNRTSMREDALWSKNFSLILTKPSVNDSDNYTCTARYLGQDLNQTVIQLMVRGVDAPTESLSVRDKVLIVFGLVVAIIIIIIIIYCVKRRKIEGRQASHNQVNLEVFEPPSSSVEQVEVESGAESVQLRFIAADLPEDSFLKWWLDEPEKPKKVHVFGNKPEESEEQHLDYRGRTQMNEDALRTGDLSLTLRRPRVSDSNTYSCTVSRDGQVLRTKQVELQVKVPKVEVESGAESVQLRFIAPDLPEDSILKWWLDEPEKSKKVHVFGNKPEESEEQHLDYRGRTQMNEDALRTGDLSLTLRRPRVSDSNTYSCTVSRDGQVLRTKQVELQVKVPKVEVESGAESVLLRFIAPDLPEDSFLKWWLDEPEKKVHVFGNKPEESEEQHPDYRGRTQMNEDALRTGDLSLTLRRPRVSDSNTYSCRVFRDKGQFLREKLLELEVKEGIQGEDETINNRRSSFTDPTPLMVDHSHH from the exons ATGTACCTGGAGATGGAAACGTTGAACGTGATCGTGATCGTCCTGCTCG tttcccagcatgccttgTGTGTGGAGGTGTATGAGGGGGCGGAGTCTGTCTTGCTGCCCTGCTACAGTGACGTCCCTAATGTGACTGGAGTCGTGTGGAGGAGGAACATAACCATCGTTCACGGTCAAACGCACGAGGGCGAAGACCGGCTGCGACAGGACCAGCGATACGTCAACCGAACATCGATGAGGGAGGACGCTCTGTGGAGCAAAAACTTCAGCCTCATTCTGACCAAACCCTCCGTTAACGACAGCGACAACTACACCTGCACTGCCAGATACCTTGGACAGGACCTGAACCAAACAGTCATTCAACTGATGGTCAGAGGAGTAGATGCTCCTACAG aatCATTGTCAGTTCGGGACAAAGTTCTAATTGTCTTCGGTCTGGTTGttgccatcatcatcatcatcatcatcatttattgTGTAAAGAGAAGAAAGATAGAAG GTCGACAAGCGTCACACAACCAGGTGAACCTGGAGGTGTTTGAGCCACCGTCCTCTTCAG TGGAACAGGTGGAGGTGGAATCAGGGGCGGAGTCTGTCCAGCTGCGCTTCATAGCTGCTGACCTTCCTGAGGACTCATTCTTGAAATGGTGGCTTGATGAACCTGAAAAACCGAAAAAGGTCCATGTTTTTGGTAACAAGCCTGAGGAGTCTGAAGAACAGCACCTGGATTACAGAGGCCGAACACAGATGAATGAAGACGCACTGAGAACCGGTGACCTCAGTCTGACCCTGAGACGCCCCAGAGTCAGTGACAGCAACACCTACAGCTGCACCGTCAGCAGGGACGGACAAGTCCTGAGGACAAAACAAGTGGAGctacaggtcaaag TCCCAAAGGTGGAGGTGGAATCAGGGGCGGAGTCTGTCCAGCTGCGCTTCATAGCTCCTGACCTTCCTGAGGACTCAATCTTGAAATGGTGGCTTGATGAACCTGAAAAATCGAAAAAGGTCCATGTTTTTGGTAACAAGCCTGAGGAGTCTGAAGAACAGCACCTGGATTACAGAGGCCGAACACAGATGAATGAAGACGCACTGAGAACCGGTGACCTCAGTCTGACCCTGAGACGCCCCAGAGTCAGTGACAGCAACACCTACAGCTGCACCGTCAGCAGGGACGGACAAGTCCTGAGGACAAAACAAGTGGAGctacaggtcaaag TCCCAAAGGTGGAGGTGGAATCAGGGGCGGAGTCTGTCCTGCTGCGCTTCATAGCTCCTGACCTTCCTGAGGACTCATTCTTGAAATGGTGGCTTGATGAACCTGAAAAAAAGGTCCATGTTTTTGGTAACAAGCCTGAGGAGTCTGAAGAACAGCACCCGGATTACAGAGGCCGAACACAGATGAATGAAGACGCACTGAGAACCGGTGACCTCAGTCTGACCCTGAGACGCCCCAGAGTCAGTGACAGCAACACCTACAGCTGCAGAGTGTTCAGAGACAAAGGCCAATTCCTGAGAGAGAAATTACTGGAGcttgaggtcaaag aggGAATCCAGGGCGAAGATGAGACGAtcaacaacagaagaagcagTTTCACTGATCCAACTCCTTTAATGGTGGATCACTCCCATCATTGA
- the LOC109644714 gene encoding butyrophilin-like protein 2 isoform X3 translates to MREDALWSKNFSLILTKPSVNDSDNYTCTARYLGQDLNQTVIQLMVRGVDAPTESLSVRDKVLIVFGLVVAIIIIIIIIYCVKRRKIEGRQASHNQVNLEVFEPPSSSVEQVEVESGAESVQLRFIAADLPEDSFLKWWLDEPEKPKKVHVFGNKPEESEEQHLDYRGRTQMNEDALRTGDLSLTLRRPRVSDSNTYSCTVSRDGQVLRTKQVELQVKVPKVEVESGAESVQLRFIAPDLPEDSILKWWLDEPEKSKKVHVFGNKPEESEEQHLDYRGRTQMNEDALRTGDLSLTLRRPRVSDSNTYSCTVSRDGQVLRTKQVELQVKVPKVEVESGAESVLLRFIAPDLPEDSFLKWWLDEPEKKVHVFGNKPEESEEQHPDYRGRTQMNEDALRTGDLSLTLRRPRVSDSNTYSCRVFRDKGQFLREKLLELEVKEGIQGEDETINNRRSSFTDPTPLMVDHSHH, encoded by the exons ATGAGGGAGGACGCTCTGTGGAGCAAAAACTTCAGCCTCATTCTGACCAAACCCTCCGTTAACGACAGCGACAACTACACCTGCACTGCCAGATACCTTGGACAGGACCTGAACCAAACAGTCATTCAACTGATGGTCAGAGGAGTAGATGCTCCTACAG aatCATTGTCAGTTCGGGACAAAGTTCTAATTGTCTTCGGTCTGGTTGttgccatcatcatcatcatcatcatcatttattgTGTAAAGAGAAGAAAGATAGAAG GTCGACAAGCGTCACACAACCAGGTGAACCTGGAGGTGTTTGAGCCACCGTCCTCTTCAG TGGAACAGGTGGAGGTGGAATCAGGGGCGGAGTCTGTCCAGCTGCGCTTCATAGCTGCTGACCTTCCTGAGGACTCATTCTTGAAATGGTGGCTTGATGAACCTGAAAAACCGAAAAAGGTCCATGTTTTTGGTAACAAGCCTGAGGAGTCTGAAGAACAGCACCTGGATTACAGAGGCCGAACACAGATGAATGAAGACGCACTGAGAACCGGTGACCTCAGTCTGACCCTGAGACGCCCCAGAGTCAGTGACAGCAACACCTACAGCTGCACCGTCAGCAGGGACGGACAAGTCCTGAGGACAAAACAAGTGGAGctacaggtcaaag TCCCAAAGGTGGAGGTGGAATCAGGGGCGGAGTCTGTCCAGCTGCGCTTCATAGCTCCTGACCTTCCTGAGGACTCAATCTTGAAATGGTGGCTTGATGAACCTGAAAAATCGAAAAAGGTCCATGTTTTTGGTAACAAGCCTGAGGAGTCTGAAGAACAGCACCTGGATTACAGAGGCCGAACACAGATGAATGAAGACGCACTGAGAACCGGTGACCTCAGTCTGACCCTGAGACGCCCCAGAGTCAGTGACAGCAACACCTACAGCTGCACCGTCAGCAGGGACGGACAAGTCCTGAGGACAAAACAAGTGGAGctacaggtcaaag TCCCAAAGGTGGAGGTGGAATCAGGGGCGGAGTCTGTCCTGCTGCGCTTCATAGCTCCTGACCTTCCTGAGGACTCATTCTTGAAATGGTGGCTTGATGAACCTGAAAAAAAGGTCCATGTTTTTGGTAACAAGCCTGAGGAGTCTGAAGAACAGCACCCGGATTACAGAGGCCGAACACAGATGAATGAAGACGCACTGAGAACCGGTGACCTCAGTCTGACCCTGAGACGCCCCAGAGTCAGTGACAGCAACACCTACAGCTGCAGAGTGTTCAGAGACAAAGGCCAATTCCTGAGAGAGAAATTACTGGAGcttgaggtcaaag aggGAATCCAGGGCGAAGATGAGACGAtcaacaacagaagaagcagTTTCACTGATCCAACTCCTTTAATGGTGGATCACTCCCATCATTGA
- the LOC138406393 gene encoding Fc receptor-like protein 5: MLSRPPEDMKAVSLLLGVSVLLLSGLTVTAVSLSVSPNLQQFFSKDSVSLSCVEEGQTGGQTQGQTGGHKVKRTARGQTGGCGQDFWTMDGSSCSISDLSSSDSGVYWCETSDGQKSQQVNISVQDDQVILQIPALPVCTGSDVTLCCRNRSWDCEAAYFFRDESHLLSEKKVEWIFRDVRQTDEGNYRCSIDLYHSPHSWLRVAAPPPPPSPPPPPPPHPSVFRLFCLLVVVCLFCICSVIMMSMCCSRMTGNKSAVSMEMTPCVEEYDYITDDVITHHDV, translated from the exons ATGCTCAGTCGTCCTCCAGAAGACATGAaggctgtgtctctgctgctgg gtgtgtctgtgctgctgctgtctggaCTGACAGTTACTGCAG TCTCTCTGAGTGTCAGTCCAAACCTTCAGCAGTTCTTTAGTAAAGACTCAGTGTCTCTGAGTTGTGTTGAagaaggacagacaggtggacagacacAAGGACAGACAGGGGGGCATAAAGTGAAGAGGACAGCAAGAGGACAGACTGGAGGATGTGGACAGGACTTTTGGACAATGGATGGTTCGTCCTGCAGCATCTCAGATTTGTCGTCTTCAGACTCTGGAGTTTATTGGTGTGAAACCAGCGATGGACAAAAGAGTCAACAGGTCAACATCAGTGTCCAAG ATGATCAAGTTATTCTGCAGATCCCTGCACTTCCTGTGTgtacaggaagtgatgtcacactgtGCTGTAGAAACAGAAGCTGGGACTGTGAAGCAGCGTATTTCTTCAGGGACGAGTCTCACCTCTTGTCCGAAAAAAAGGTTGAGTGGATCTTCAGAGACGTGAGACAGACGGACGAAGGGAACTACAGGTGTTCTATTGATCTGTACCATTCTCCTCACAGCTGGCTCAGGGTCGCAG ctcctccccctcctccctctcctccccctcctccccctcctcacccctctgtGTTCAGACTCTTCTGCCTCCTAGTGGTTGTCTGTCTGTTCTGCATCTGCTCCGTCATCATGATGTCGATGTGCTGCAGCAGGATGacgg GAAACAAATCCGCCGTTTCCATGGAGATGACCCCGTGTGTTGAAGAGTATGATTacatcactgatgatgtcatcactcacCATGACGTCTGA